One part of the Humulus lupulus chromosome 9, drHumLupu1.1, whole genome shotgun sequence genome encodes these proteins:
- the LOC133800154 gene encoding uncharacterized protein LOC133800154 has protein sequence MAWAYTVALQFADSSSNLFASTAERDCLTDRVFMDDFSVYGDSFDKCHHNLTLVLQCCIETNIVLNWGKCHFMVNQGIVLGHVISVKSIEVDKAKINLIRSLPPPTSMGEVRYFLGHAGFYRRLIKVFSKIATPLCNLLQKDVVFKFDEKCLVAFNRLKDTLISAPVIQPPNWELPFEIMCDLPEDFTQAQRNKLKHDVKQYVWNEPYLWKHYVDQYHSQGDESYHPQANGQTSIGMSLFRLVYGKPCHLLVELEHEAWWVVKQCNTEMDAAGQQKKLQLQELEEIRNDAYDSSKIYKEKTKAFHDKRISRKSFMVGQKVLLYHSRVKLFPRNLRSRWMGPCVVTIISPNGSIEISSIKMGKAFTMNGQRLKPYYESFEKKRR, from the exons gtttttatggatgattttagtgTCTATGGTGATTCATTTGATAAGTGTCATCATAACCTTACACTTGTGCTTCAGTGTTGTATTGAAACTAACATTGTGCTCAATTGGGgaaaatgtcactttatggtgaatCAAGGTATAGTTTTGGGCCATGTAATTTCAGTGAAAAGTATTGAGGTTGATAAAGCCAAGATTAACCTTATTCGTTCTTTACCACCTCCTACTAGCATGGGAGAGGTGAGATATTTCCTTGGTCATGCGGGATTTTATCGAAGATTAATCAAGgttttttctaaaatagccacacCTCTATGCAATCTTCTACAAAAAGATGTGGTATTCAAGTTTGATGAAAAGTGTTTAGTGGCCTTCAACAGGTTGAAAGATACATTGATTTCAGCTCCAGTAATTCAACCACCTAATTGGGAGTTACCATTTGAGATTATGTGCGAT CTACCAGAAGACTTTACACAAGCACAACGAAACAAGCTTAAGCATGATGTAAAGCAATATGTATGGAATGAGCCTTATCTATGGAAGCATTATGTTGATCAA TATCACTCACAAGGTGACGAATCTTATCATCCACAAGCTAATGGTCAG ACATCCATTGGCATGTCACTGTTTCGTTTGGTTTATGGTAAGCCATGCCATCTTCTAGTAGAGTTAGAACATGAGGCTTGGTGGGTAGTCAAACAATGTAACACGGAGATGGATGCCGCTGGACAACAAAAGAAATTACAATTGCAAGAGCTTGAAGAAATAAGGAATGATGCTTATGATAGTTCAAAAATATACAAGGAGAAGACCAAGGCCTTCCATGATAAAAGGATCTCTCGGAAATCATTTATGGTTGGTCAGAAAGTATTATTGTATCATTCTCGTGTTAAGTTATTTCCAAGAAATCTACGCTCTAGGTGGATGGGTCCATGTGTGGTGACTATTATCTCCCCAAATGGATCGATTGAGATTTCAAGTATAAAAATGGGGAAGGCATTTACAATGAATGGACAACGACTCAAGCCATATTATGAgtcatttgaaaaaaaaagaagatga